The nucleotide sequence AATTCAAATACAATTATAACAACCCGGACAAGGGCGCATTTATCATAGATCAATCCAAAGCTACAGGCGGAATCGTCGCAATTAATCTTTCCGATATTCCTAAGAACAACTATAAAAAAATAAAATTCGGACTCGGAGTCAGCCAGTCGGCTTATCTATTAGGTCAGGACGGACAGGGTATTTTTTGGCAAAAAGCAAAAGAATCCGGAATGGCGTGGTCTTGGGCTGCCGGTTATATTTTTACAAAACTGGAAGGTTTATACGGAACTGCTGCTGCGGATAAAGAATTTATGAATCACGCTGGAAATATGGGAAATACAACAGCCAACGGAACAGCAGATCTTTACAGAGAAGTGACGCTGGATCTGCCTACAACTGCAAGGGTGAGCAAAGATATCACACCATCTATCCATATTTTAGCAGATCTGAATCAGTATTTGAGTGGACAAAACAAACTGACCCTCACTGGAGACAATGATATGGATATGGGATCGGATCAGCATCTGGTGAATGTTAGTGAAAATCTTATCAAGATGTTCAAAGTGGATCACGTACACAATGATTAAGAAAAATTTCAAATTCCGAAGTGTGCGTTTTTGCATGCTTTGGATTTTTGCCGCTTTAGTGTGCAGAGTTTTTACAGGCTGTAAGGACGATTTTGAAGGTGAAGCATATATTGCAGATCAAGCCTATGATCTTGAGATTCCCGCTGATTTCCCAGCATTAGCTTTTGACAGGGACAAGAATCCTGTCACGGTAAATGGTGTGGCTTTGGGGAAGAAGTTATTTTATGAGGGCAGATTGTCCCGTAACAATTCTATTTCCTGCGGCTTTTGTCATATACAGGAAAATGCGTTTACACATCACGGTCATCCGGTTAGCCACGGCATTGATAACAGACTGGGGATGAGGAATGCGCCACCAATTCAGAATATGGCTTTTCTCCGCAATTATACTTGGGACGGCGTTAGCCACAATCTGGACGAACGCTCATTAGTTCCCATCACTACGGATTTTGAAATGGACAGCTCAATGCCGGAAGTGGTAGGAAAACTAAATACAGATGCCAACTATAAAAAGCTTTTTAAGGCGGCTTTTGGTGATGAGAATATTACGGGAGAGCGAGTTCTGAAAGC is from Epilithonimonas vandammei and encodes:
- a CDS encoding MbnP family protein — translated: MKINKILSILLVAITFFTLSSCRNNDDEKDTQDTTPGNLQVKFENGFSGIGDIVLNQTVQTSANGQKHRFSTLKYIVSNIVLIDENGNEFKYNYNNPDKGAFIIDQSKATGGIVAINLSDIPKNNYKKIKFGLGVSQSAYLLGQDGQGIFWQKAKESGMAWSWAAGYIFTKLEGLYGTAAADKEFMNHAGNMGNTTANGTADLYREVTLDLPTTARVSKDITPSIHILADLNQYLSGQNKLTLTGDNDMDMGSDQHLVNVSENLIKMFKVDHVHND
- a CDS encoding cytochrome-c peroxidase yields the protein MIKKNFKFRSVRFCMLWIFAALVCRVFTGCKDDFEGEAYIADQAYDLEIPADFPALAFDRDKNPVTVNGVALGKKLFYEGRLSRNNSISCGFCHIQENAFTHHGHPVSHGIDNRLGMRNAPPIQNMAFLRNYTWDGVSHNLDERSLVPITTDFEMDSSMPEVVGKLNTDANYKKLFKAAFGDENITGERVLKAISQFMATMVSADSKYDRVLKGKTAFTAEENEGYKLFRNNCASCHSGALFTDESFRNTGMYHNAQYNDRGRYRVTLDWNDNMKFRVPSLRNVEYTAPYMHDGRFTTLEAVLNFYSDLVENQPNLDPLLKKDGHIGIRMNPSEKHYIIAFLKTLSDQNFITNKAFAE